In the Flavisolibacter tropicus genome, one interval contains:
- a CDS encoding formylglycine-generating enzyme family protein, translating into MKSKRTKYKSVHILSGLMVLGVLSACNSAPVQEAAIEKDSLLSCESHVPSRFGVTAGVDQEVAAGEFSKEGMVYIKGGDFLMGAADNEGRPDEYPQHKVKVDGFWMDETEVTNAQFEAFVKATGYVTTAEQAPDWEELKKQLPSGTPKPADSLLVAASLVFTPPAHAVPLTDITQWWSWVKDADWRHPQGRGSSIKGKENYPVVHVSWFDATAYAKWAGKRLPTEAEWEYAVRGGAQNQKYFWGNEDVEAGSPKANTWQGQFPNLNTQWDHFERAAPVKSFAPNAYGLYDMAGNVWEWCNDWYNEGYYQQSAAEIANNPKGPNQSFDSMEPTVPKKAIRGGSFLCNASYCKGYRASSRMKTSPDTGMEHTGFRCVK; encoded by the coding sequence ATGAAGAGTAAGAGAACTAAGTATAAAAGTGTTCATATACTATCGGGCCTGATGGTATTGGGTGTGTTGAGTGCTTGTAACTCGGCACCGGTACAAGAAGCAGCCATTGAAAAAGACAGCTTGCTGTCTTGTGAAAGCCATGTGCCTTCGCGCTTTGGTGTTACAGCTGGTGTCGATCAGGAAGTAGCTGCAGGCGAATTCTCAAAAGAGGGAATGGTTTATATAAAAGGTGGAGACTTTTTGATGGGCGCTGCTGACAATGAAGGAAGACCGGATGAATATCCGCAACATAAAGTGAAAGTTGATGGTTTCTGGATGGATGAAACTGAAGTGACCAATGCGCAATTTGAAGCCTTTGTAAAAGCTACTGGTTATGTAACTACAGCAGAACAAGCGCCGGATTGGGAAGAGCTGAAAAAGCAACTGCCTTCTGGTACGCCCAAGCCGGCTGATAGCTTGTTAGTGGCAGCTTCATTAGTGTTCACGCCTCCGGCTCACGCAGTGCCACTCACAGATATTACGCAATGGTGGAGTTGGGTTAAAGATGCCGATTGGAGACATCCGCAAGGGCGCGGTAGTAGCATTAAGGGAAAAGAAAATTATCCCGTAGTACACGTAAGTTGGTTCGATGCAACTGCCTATGCAAAATGGGCAGGAAAACGATTGCCTACAGAAGCTGAATGGGAATATGCTGTAAGAGGCGGGGCGCAAAATCAAAAGTATTTCTGGGGTAATGAGGATGTAGAAGCGGGTAGTCCTAAGGCCAATACCTGGCAGGGACAATTCCCCAATTTAAATACGCAGTGGGATCATTTTGAAAGAGCTGCCCCCGTTAAATCCTTTGCGCCGAACGCTTATGGTTTGTATGATATGGCGGGTAATGTGTGGGAGTGGTGTAATGATTGGTATAATGAAGGGTACTACCAGCAAAGTGCAGCCGAAATAGCAAATAATCCAAAAGGCCCTAACCAGAGTTTCGATTCCATGGAGCCAACCGTTCCTAAAAAGGCCATTCGTGGTGGCTCATTCTTATGCAACGCATCTTATTGCAAAGGATACCGCGCAAGCTCCCGAATGAAAACCTCACCTGATACAGGTATGGAGCACACCGGATTTCGTTGCGTTAAATAA
- a CDS encoding glycoside hydrolase family 125 protein, whose translation MQRSEFLKHTGLLATGLLLQKIPFAAGWDDFPVVRTPFDKRKFHSAAVEAVINEFKQKTANKELGWLFENCLPNTLDTTVDFEMINGRPDTYVITGDIDAMWLRDSSAQVWPYLQLLKQDASLQQLIAGVINRQTHCILKDPYANAFYKDENKVSEWKETDITKMKPGVHERKWEIDSLCYPIRLAYQYWKVSGDTAPFDSNWKQAIRATLQTFKEQQRKEGRGPYSFQRKTSWATDGVPLGGYGYPVKPVGLICSMFRPSDDATVFPFLIPSNLFAVVSLKQAAEMMLQIAKDQQLANELLILAKEVETSLQQHAIINHPQFGKVYAYEVNGFGSFNLMDDANVPSLLALPYLGAVKSNDPIYLNTRKLLLSESNPFYFKGKAAAGIGGPHTGMDMIWPISLIIQGITSNSDTEIKNCIETLRSTHGGTGFMHESFHKNDAKKFTRTWFAWANTLFGEFLWKVYKQRPELLMK comes from the coding sequence ATGCAACGGAGTGAATTTCTGAAACACACTGGTTTACTGGCTACTGGTCTACTACTACAAAAGATTCCTTTTGCTGCTGGCTGGGATGATTTTCCAGTAGTGCGCACACCCTTTGATAAGCGAAAGTTTCACAGCGCAGCGGTGGAAGCAGTGATCAATGAGTTTAAGCAGAAGACAGCCAATAAAGAGTTGGGGTGGTTATTTGAGAACTGCTTGCCGAATACGTTAGATACTACAGTTGATTTTGAGATGATCAATGGTAGGCCCGATACGTATGTTATCACAGGCGATATTGATGCTATGTGGCTGCGGGATAGCTCTGCGCAAGTATGGCCTTACCTGCAGCTGTTAAAACAAGATGCCTCATTGCAGCAGTTGATTGCCGGTGTGATCAATCGGCAAACGCATTGCATTTTAAAAGATCCCTATGCCAATGCTTTTTATAAAGATGAAAATAAGGTGAGTGAATGGAAGGAGACTGATATCACCAAAATGAAGCCCGGTGTACATGAGCGCAAGTGGGAGATCGACTCCCTATGTTATCCTATTCGCTTAGCCTACCAGTACTGGAAGGTAAGTGGTGATACAGCACCGTTTGACTCCAACTGGAAACAGGCGATCCGCGCTACTTTGCAAACATTCAAAGAACAACAGCGAAAGGAAGGGCGTGGTCCTTACAGTTTTCAGAGGAAAACATCATGGGCTACTGATGGTGTACCCTTAGGTGGTTATGGCTACCCGGTAAAACCAGTAGGACTTATCTGTTCTATGTTTCGACCAAGTGATGATGCTACCGTTTTTCCTTTCTTAATTCCATCCAATCTCTTTGCTGTTGTTAGTCTGAAGCAGGCAGCAGAAATGATGTTACAAATAGCAAAAGATCAACAACTGGCGAACGAGCTGCTGATACTGGCGAAAGAAGTTGAAACGTCATTACAGCAGCATGCTATCATTAATCATCCCCAATTTGGGAAAGTGTATGCTTATGAGGTAAATGGTTTCGGCAGCTTTAACTTGATGGACGATGCCAACGTACCCAGTTTGCTGGCTTTACCTTATCTAGGTGCTGTAAAGAGTAATGATCCTATTTATCTCAATACCCGAAAGCTATTGCTTTCAGAAAGCAATCCCTTTTACTTTAAAGGAAAGGCGGCAGCGGGTATAGGCGGGCCTCATACCGGCATGGATATGATCTGGCCAATCAGCCTTATTATACAAGGAATTACCAGCAACAGTGACACAGAAATTAAAAACTGTATAGAAACACTGCGAAGTACCCATGGGGGAACCGGCTTTATGCACGAGTCTTTTCATAAAAACGATGCAAAGAAGTTTACCCGAACCTGGTTTGCCTGGGCCAATACGTTATTTGGGGAGTTCTTATGGAAAGTGTATAAGCAGCGACCAGAACTTCTAATGAAATAA
- a CDS encoding sulfatase, with the protein MSYKRVIRFIVFIALCVQAKQMVAQNANTRPNIIYIMSDDHAYQAISAYGYGLNHTPNIDKLAEQGVLFNRAFVTNSICGPSRAVMLTGKHSHVNGFKDNHSTFDGSQQTVAKLLHNNGYTTAVIGKWHLISDPQGFDYWNVVPGQGEYYNPDFIENGVKKRVPGYITNITTDFAINWLDSRDKSKPFFLMYQQKAPHRNWMPEEKYYHLFDSTQFPVPANYFDDYQTRTKAAHEQAMEVARDMHDAYDLKLAFDLPKDQQKGLAGNWQGIYNRLTPEEKKKWEAAYGPSIEAFKKANLSGKELAIWKYQRYMRDYLRCVQSVDDNVGRLMEYLKANGLDKNTIIIYTSDQGFYLGEHGWFDKRFMYEESFRTPLIVKWPGVTNKKIASNSMVQNLDFAETILDMAGLPIPADMQGKSFVPVLKGKKKGDVHEALYYHFYENQEHKVAKHIGVRTDRYKLIYFYENNEWEMYDLKKDKSEMKNVYNDPSYSKVKSMMQKKLMELKKQYNDPVPVVTPQI; encoded by the coding sequence ATGAGCTATAAAAGAGTAATACGTTTCATCGTTTTTATTGCATTGTGTGTTCAAGCCAAACAAATGGTTGCACAAAATGCAAATACACGCCCCAATATTATTTATATCATGAGTGATGATCATGCCTATCAGGCTATCAGCGCTTATGGATACGGCTTAAACCATACGCCCAATATTGATAAGCTCGCAGAACAGGGCGTATTGTTTAACAGGGCCTTTGTTACCAATTCTATTTGCGGTCCTAGTAGAGCCGTAATGTTAACAGGCAAGCATAGCCATGTTAATGGTTTTAAGGATAATCATAGCACGTTTGATGGCAGCCAGCAAACAGTGGCCAAGCTATTGCACAACAATGGTTACACCACTGCAGTTATTGGCAAATGGCACCTGATCTCTGACCCGCAGGGTTTTGATTATTGGAATGTGGTACCGGGGCAAGGTGAATATTACAATCCTGACTTCATTGAAAATGGGGTGAAAAAAAGAGTGCCGGGTTATATTACAAACATTACCACCGATTTTGCGATCAACTGGCTGGATAGCAGGGATAAAAGCAAACCCTTTTTTCTGATGTACCAGCAAAAAGCACCACATCGCAACTGGATGCCGGAAGAAAAATATTATCACTTATTTGATAGCACGCAGTTTCCTGTTCCGGCCAATTACTTTGATGATTATCAAACAAGAACAAAAGCAGCACATGAGCAGGCCATGGAGGTTGCCAGGGATATGCATGATGCATATGATCTGAAGCTGGCATTTGATTTACCTAAAGATCAGCAGAAAGGATTGGCAGGTAACTGGCAGGGTATATATAACCGTCTGACACCAGAAGAAAAGAAAAAGTGGGAGGCTGCTTACGGACCTTCTATCGAAGCGTTTAAAAAAGCAAATCTTAGTGGCAAGGAACTGGCGATCTGGAAATACCAACGCTACATGAGAGACTACCTGCGTTGTGTGCAAAGCGTTGATGATAATGTAGGCCGTTTGATGGAGTACCTGAAAGCAAATGGCCTAGATAAGAACACGATCATCATTTATACTTCCGATCAGGGCTTTTACCTGGGCGAGCATGGCTGGTTTGACAAGCGCTTTATGTATGAAGAATCATTCCGTACACCGTTGATTGTTAAGTGGCCCGGTGTAACCAATAAGAAAATCGCCAGCAACAGCATGGTGCAAAACCTGGATTTTGCAGAAACCATTTTGGATATGGCTGGCTTGCCTATTCCTGCCGATATGCAGGGCAAAAGCTTTGTGCCGGTATTAAAGGGTAAGAAGAAAGGCGATGTGCACGAGGCCTTATATTATCATTTTTATGAGAACCAGGAGCACAAGGTGGCCAAACATATTGGTGTGCGTACAGACCGATATAAGTTGATCTACTTCTATGAAAACAATGAATGGGAAATGTATGACCTGAAGAAGGATAAGAGTGAAATGAAGAATGTATACAATGATCCATCCTACAGCAAAGTGAAAAGCATGATGCAGAAGAAGTTGATGGAGTTGAAGAAACAATACAACGATCCGGTTCCAGTAGTAACACCTCAAATCTAA
- a CDS encoding beta-N-acetylhexosaminidase: MFRTLTKIVCMLGSVWLPMQGFSQLNIIPQPAEVIISSAPDSFAITSKTVLVVEQPELQPSADFFNNYLKEVYGFTLKTSKKAVANNAIVLSRSKEDGSVSGAYHMSIGKETITIKANDESGVFYGMQTLVQVLPVQKSLSLNMPQAQINDAPRYQYRGMHLDVARHFYPVDFVKKYIDYLALHKMNVFHWHLTDDQGWRIEIKKYPKLAEVAAYRDGTIIGHFPGTGNDGKRYGGFYTQKEIKEVVQYAAKRYITIIPEIEMPGHASAALTAYPALGCSGGPYKVQQTWGVFNEVYCAGNDSVFAFLQDVIDEVLPLFPSKVIHIGGDECPKESWKKCVRCQQRKKENNLKDEHELQSYFVQRMEKYLNSKGRTLMGWDEILEGGLAPNAVVMSWRGEKGGIEAAKQKHEVIMTPNSPLYFDHYQGKASEEPLAIGGYNTLEKVYAYNPTPKELSAEEGVYIKGVQANIWTEYIPTTQQVEYMLMPRLAALSEVAWTQPSQKSWDGFKQRMETQYQRYSALGVNYAKSAYDVRPTVLLETAASKATVTFATDSYTSQIYYTLDGSEPTMNAKKYTKPFEVRKSVTIKAASFNEGKQLGKTSSQQVILN; encoded by the coding sequence ATGTTTAGAACGTTAACTAAGATTGTTTGTATGCTGGGTTCAGTATGGTTGCCCATGCAAGGTTTTTCGCAGCTTAATATTATACCTCAGCCTGCAGAAGTTATTATTTCTTCAGCGCCGGATTCATTCGCCATCACATCCAAAACCGTGTTGGTGGTTGAACAACCTGAATTGCAGCCATCTGCCGACTTCTTTAATAATTACCTAAAAGAGGTGTATGGTTTTACATTGAAGACCAGCAAAAAGGCAGTGGCCAATAACGCTATTGTATTAAGCCGGTCCAAAGAAGATGGCAGCGTTTCTGGTGCTTATCACATGAGCATTGGTAAAGAAACTATTACTATAAAAGCCAACGATGAAAGCGGTGTTTTTTATGGTATGCAAACACTAGTACAAGTGCTCCCTGTTCAAAAGTCTTTATCATTAAACATGCCTCAGGCACAAATCAATGATGCGCCTCGCTACCAGTACCGTGGTATGCATTTGGATGTGGCACGTCACTTCTATCCTGTTGATTTTGTAAAGAAGTATATCGATTACCTGGCCTTGCATAAAATGAATGTTTTCCATTGGCATTTAACCGACGATCAAGGCTGGCGCATTGAAATCAAGAAGTATCCAAAGCTAGCCGAGGTAGCTGCTTATCGCGATGGTACTATCATCGGTCATTTCCCAGGTACAGGGAATGATGGTAAACGTTATGGCGGTTTCTATACGCAAAAGGAAATTAAAGAGGTGGTACAGTATGCCGCCAAGCGTTACATCACTATTATTCCGGAAATTGAAATGCCTGGTCATGCTTCAGCCGCATTGACAGCTTATCCGGCCTTAGGTTGTTCCGGAGGCCCATATAAAGTACAACAAACCTGGGGTGTGTTCAACGAAGTGTATTGCGCTGGGAATGATTCTGTATTTGCATTCTTGCAGGACGTGATTGATGAAGTGCTGCCTTTATTCCCTTCTAAAGTGATACATATCGGCGGTGACGAGTGTCCAAAAGAAAGCTGGAAAAAATGTGTCCGTTGCCAGCAACGTAAAAAGGAGAATAACCTGAAAGATGAGCATGAACTGCAAAGCTATTTTGTGCAGCGCATGGAGAAGTATTTGAACAGCAAGGGCCGCACGCTAATGGGCTGGGATGAGATACTGGAAGGCGGTTTAGCACCCAATGCTGTTGTGATGAGCTGGCGTGGTGAAAAAGGTGGTATTGAAGCAGCTAAACAAAAACACGAAGTGATCATGACGCCTAACTCGCCTCTTTATTTTGACCACTACCAAGGCAAGGCTTCTGAAGAACCATTGGCCATAGGCGGCTATAATACGTTGGAAAAAGTATACGCTTACAACCCTACACCCAAAGAGTTATCTGCAGAGGAAGGTGTATATATTAAGGGCGTGCAGGCAAATATTTGGACTGAATACATTCCAACAACGCAACAGGTAGAATATATGCTGATGCCTCGTTTAGCTGCATTGTCTGAAGTAGCATGGACACAGCCAAGTCAGAAAAGCTGGGATGGCTTTAAGCAACGTATGGAAACGCAATACCAGCGCTACAGTGCCTTAGGAGTCAATTATGCAAAGAGTGCTTACGATGTACGTCCTACCGTATTGCTAGAAACAGCAGCATCCAAAGCAACTGTAACATTTGCTACTGATAGCTATACATCACAAATTTATTATACACTGGACGGCTCAGAGCCTACTATGAATGCAAAGAAGTATACCAAGCCCTTTGAAGTGCGTAAATCCGTTACCATTAAGGCCGCTAGTTTTAATGAAGGAAAGCAATTAGGAAAAACGTCTTCACAGCAAGTGATTTTGAACTAA
- a CDS encoding sensor histidine kinase: MAKRYERITHLVYWVWFIFAPLVYQYMWRDPVEFKKLFNPLEISQFFIGAATFYFQYFFVMPKLFKSKRQTGAVVLWSLIALLIYIFLRYAVEELLYPYFLGVRNYTLGTTLTYYVFDNIYYGGRYIVASSLIWLVVNNAKIIEERNELQKQQAEAEINFLRAQINPHFLFNTINNIYSLVYHQSDKALPAIQKLGELMRYMTTDLAKEKVELEKEIEYLKSSIDLNALRYPGGGAVKMNISGDTKNKEIAPFILLPFIENAFKYGVADENNKPIEIDLNIEDEKLIYSCRNKINDAGKDVESTRTGLSNLKRRLNLLYPQNHIIHTGIDGEYYNAELEINFK; the protein is encoded by the coding sequence ATGGCAAAACGGTATGAAAGAATAACACACCTCGTGTATTGGGTCTGGTTCATTTTCGCACCACTCGTTTATCAGTACATGTGGCGCGACCCCGTTGAATTCAAAAAACTATTTAACCCTTTAGAAATCTCTCAATTCTTTATAGGCGCAGCCACCTTTTATTTTCAATACTTTTTTGTAATGCCTAAGCTATTTAAAAGCAAAAGGCAAACAGGGGCTGTAGTACTCTGGTCTCTTATTGCGTTGTTAATCTATATTTTTCTCCGCTATGCAGTTGAAGAGCTTTTATATCCCTATTTCTTAGGTGTAAGAAATTATACACTCGGCACAACCTTAACTTACTATGTATTTGATAATATTTACTATGGCGGAAGGTATATTGTAGCTTCTTCGTTAATCTGGCTGGTGGTAAACAATGCTAAAATAATCGAAGAAAGAAATGAATTGCAAAAACAACAGGCTGAAGCAGAAATCAACTTTTTGCGTGCCCAAATAAATCCGCATTTTCTTTTCAATACCATCAATAATATTTATTCGTTGGTATATCACCAATCGGATAAAGCCCTGCCTGCCATACAAAAACTGGGTGAACTAATGCGCTATATGACAACTGATCTGGCAAAAGAAAAGGTGGAACTGGAAAAGGAAATAGAATATTTAAAGAGTTCAATTGATTTGAATGCACTGCGTTATCCCGGTGGTGGCGCTGTAAAAATGAATATATCCGGTGACACTAAAAACAAAGAGATTGCACCTTTTATTTTGCTTCCCTTTATTGAAAATGCTTTTAAATATGGAGTGGCAGATGAGAACAATAAGCCAATTGAAATCGATTTAAATATTGAGGATGAAAAGCTTATATACAGCTGTAGAAATAAAATAAATGATGCCGGCAAAGATGTTGAGAGTACGCGAACGGGACTAAGCAATTTAAAACGAAGATTAAATTTACTTTACCCACAGAACCATATTATTCATACTGGCATTGACGGTGAGTATTACAATGCTGAACTTGAAATCAACTTTAAATGA
- a CDS encoding right-handed parallel beta-helix repeat-containing protein: MFLRKLFQSLFLLVLALPFAAGAQKHVRFFVALTGSDKAAGSMSKPFATLQRARLAVREYVRNHPIDSITVLFRQGVYSFKESLRLDSLDSGHDGAPIVYSAYRGEAVSFSGGISVPTTKAVKIKDKAILDRMVPEARKYVLQVDLKALGISDLGTMQPKGFGRLYTPSAMELFCNKQAMLLSRWPNDSMVPIGKVLDAGSIPRNGDYSKRGGIFTYDVHRPQRWAQANEIWISGFFRYGYADDAVRIARIDTVNKTFTTQQETQYGFEGGKTFQRWYAFNLLEEIDQPGEYCVDRNAGILYFYPPAGKLNSIELSLLETPLLVLKNTMHVVFKNIIFECSRGMGVYMERGSGNRIEDCTIRNLGQLGVCIGKGTKPAGEIWQKAGLEPASEVVGGLYATLYDNTVFNRDAGTGHTISGCHIYNTGSGGISLGGGNRLTLESGNNQVVNCSIHDFNRIERSYKAGINIDGVGNSIRNNEIFNCPGSAILLHGNNHLIERNMIHHAVTDGHDMGAVYYGRDPSEQGNKIINNYFHHIGNDDGMIMAIYHDDGACGMEVTGNIFYKAGSRTIMIGGGNDNHYRNNIFIDCPLALHLDARLIGWAKSFVQKNGLFEQRLEAVHFKQPPYSSSYPELVNYFNDSLGLPKRNFIENNVFVNVGTLHNGKATWARLGNNWITAVDPGFVDWAAGNFGLKPNAAVYKQLPEFKSIPFESIGIQKDRNGSMGKQSRIKKSVAAMDPIKGDVTFNN; encoded by the coding sequence TTGTTTTTACGTAAATTATTTCAGTCGCTTTTCTTGTTGGTACTCGCCTTGCCTTTTGCAGCAGGCGCTCAAAAACACGTGCGGTTTTTTGTAGCGTTAACTGGTAGCGATAAAGCTGCAGGTAGTATGTCAAAGCCATTTGCTACGCTGCAAAGGGCAAGGTTGGCTGTTCGAGAATATGTTAGGAATCATCCTATTGATTCTATTACGGTTCTGTTCCGGCAAGGCGTGTATTCATTTAAAGAAAGTCTACGACTGGATAGTTTGGATTCTGGCCATGATGGAGCGCCGATTGTTTATAGCGCCTATCGGGGTGAAGCGGTCAGTTTTAGTGGAGGTATCTCCGTGCCCACTACTAAGGCAGTTAAAATAAAGGATAAAGCTATTTTAGACCGTATGGTACCAGAGGCCAGGAAGTATGTGTTGCAGGTAGATCTGAAGGCGCTTGGTATTAGTGATTTGGGAACTATGCAGCCCAAAGGCTTTGGACGACTCTATACGCCTTCTGCTATGGAGTTGTTTTGCAATAAGCAGGCAATGCTTCTTTCTCGCTGGCCAAATGATAGTATGGTGCCTATTGGGAAAGTGCTGGATGCAGGTTCAATACCCCGAAATGGCGACTATTCAAAGCGTGGTGGCATTTTTACGTATGATGTGCATCGTCCACAACGGTGGGCGCAAGCAAATGAAATCTGGATCTCAGGATTTTTCCGGTATGGTTATGCCGATGATGCCGTACGTATTGCCAGGATCGATACCGTCAATAAAACGTTTACTACACAGCAAGAAACGCAGTACGGCTTTGAAGGTGGCAAAACCTTTCAGCGTTGGTATGCTTTTAACTTGCTGGAAGAAATTGATCAACCAGGTGAGTATTGTGTTGACAGAAATGCTGGCATTTTGTATTTCTATCCACCTGCCGGCAAACTGAATTCTATTGAGCTTTCTCTATTAGAAACGCCTCTACTGGTTTTGAAGAATACGATGCATGTGGTGTTTAAGAACATCATTTTTGAATGTTCGCGTGGAATGGGTGTCTATATGGAAAGAGGCAGCGGTAACCGCATAGAAGACTGCACCATCCGAAACCTGGGACAGCTAGGTGTTTGTATTGGGAAAGGAACAAAACCAGCTGGTGAGATATGGCAAAAGGCGGGTTTAGAACCTGCGTCTGAAGTAGTAGGCGGCTTATACGCCACCTTATATGATAATACCGTTTTTAACCGCGATGCCGGTACTGGACATACAATCAGCGGATGTCATATTTACAATACCGGTTCGGGTGGAATTAGTTTGGGAGGAGGGAACAGGTTAACGCTGGAAAGTGGTAATAATCAAGTGGTCAATTGTAGCATACATGATTTCAATCGCATTGAACGCTCTTATAAAGCAGGGATCAATATTGATGGTGTAGGAAATAGTATTCGCAACAATGAAATATTTAATTGTCCAGGCAGCGCTATTCTTCTGCATGGTAACAATCATCTGATTGAGCGGAATATGATTCATCATGCCGTTACTGATGGGCATGATATGGGGGCTGTATATTATGGCCGCGACCCAAGTGAACAGGGCAACAAAATCATCAACAACTATTTTCATCACATCGGCAATGACGATGGAATGATCATGGCCATTTATCATGACGATGGTGCCTGTGGCATGGAGGTAACAGGTAATATTTTTTACAAAGCTGGCTCGCGCACCATTATGATCGGTGGCGGAAATGATAATCATTACCGCAATAATATTTTTATTGACTGTCCATTGGCCTTACATCTGGATGCCAGACTAATCGGCTGGGCTAAATCCTTTGTGCAGAAAAACGGTCTTTTTGAACAACGATTAGAAGCAGTACATTTTAAACAGCCTCCTTATTCTTCTTCCTATCCAGAGCTCGTTAATTATTTCAATGATTCACTAGGTCTTCCAAAACGTAACTTTATTGAGAACAACGTGTTTGTGAATGTGGGAACCTTGCACAACGGCAAAGCTACATGGGCGCGTTTAGGAAATAACTGGATCACAGCTGTTGATCCGGGATTTGTAGATTGGGCAGCTGGAAACTTTGGGTTAAAACCTAATGCTGCAGTTTATAAGCAGTTGCCGGAATTCAAATCCATTCCTTTTGAAAGCATCGGTATTCAAAAGGATCGTAACGGATCGATGGGTAAACAATCAAGAATAAAGAAAAGTGTAGCGGCAATGGATCCTATAAAAGGAGATGTTACATTTAATAACTAA
- a CDS encoding LytR/AlgR family response regulator transcription factor, protein MIKCIVIDDEPWALALIEDYVKKTPFLELIYSTTKPIEAINFLHDNKVDLVFSDIQMKELTGIQLMKIAGEKCRYILTTAYSEYAMEGYEHNVLDYLLKPITYDRFLKAAAKAKDYFSNSLPVAANETKQKDFIFLKTDNRLVRILLEDILFIEGLRDYISVQTKTEKLIVLENLKNLENELPGNLFMRVHKSFIIALNKIEIIERNRIYIRKHIIPIGDTYKPVFFNTVDANKFG, encoded by the coding sequence ATGATTAAATGCATTGTAATAGATGATGAACCTTGGGCTCTCGCATTGATCGAGGACTACGTAAAGAAAACGCCTTTCCTGGAATTAATATATAGCACTACAAAGCCAATTGAAGCCATTAATTTTCTCCATGACAACAAGGTGGACCTGGTGTTTTCGGACATTCAAATGAAAGAACTAACTGGCATCCAATTGATGAAAATTGCAGGTGAAAAATGCCGGTATATTCTAACAACCGCGTATAGTGAATATGCAATGGAAGGGTATGAACACAATGTTTTGGATTATCTATTGAAACCAATCACCTATGATAGGTTCTTAAAAGCAGCAGCCAAGGCAAAGGACTACTTCTCTAACAGTTTACCTGTCGCTGCTAATGAAACCAAACAAAAAGATTTTATCTTTTTGAAGACTGACAATCGTTTAGTACGGATACTACTTGAAGACATTCTATTTATTGAAGGATTGAGGGATTATATAAGCGTGCAAACCAAAACCGAAAAACTTATTGTGCTTGAGAACTTAAAAAACCTTGAAAACGAACTACCCGGCAATTTGTTTATGCGGGTACATAAGTCTTTTATAATTGCACTGAATAAGATCGAAATAATAGAACGTAACAGAATTTACATCCGGAAACATATCATTCCCATTGGTGACACCTATAAACCTGTTTTCTTTAATACCGTTGATGCGAACAAATTTGGATAA